The Urocitellus parryii isolate mUroPar1 chromosome 6, mUroPar1.hap1, whole genome shotgun sequence genome includes a window with the following:
- the Plekhd1 gene encoding pleckstrin homology domain-containing family D member 1 → MFTSKSNSVSPSPSLEQADSDALDISTKVQLYGVLWKRPFGRPSAKWSRRFFIIKESFLLYYSESEKKSFETNKYFNIHPKGVIPLGGCLVEAKEEPSMPYVMKISHQDFHGNVLLAAESEFEQTQWLEMLQESGKVTWKNAQLGEAMIKSLEAQGLQLAKEKQEYLDKLMEETEELCLQREQREELERLNQVLEAEKQQFEEVVQELRVEQEQIKRELELTARCLKGVEQEKKELRHLTESLQQTLEELSIEKKKTLEMLEEDQNQPQSLTNQSEQPPASGGLQSNLRQIEERIQQLLAEKLLAEKRMKENEERSRALEEEREFYSSQSQALQNSLQELTAEKQQAERELKAEVKVRMDLERRLREAEGALRSLEQGLNSKVRNKEKEERMRADVSHLKRFFEECIRNAELEAKMPVIMKNSVYIHKAATRRIKSCRFHRRRSSTSWNDMKPSQSFMTSQLEANNIEELKEVAKRLSRDQRFRESIYHIMATQPGASSALPRGAK, encoded by the exons ATGTTCACGTCCAAGTCCAACTCCGTGTCGCCCTCGCCGTCCCTAGAGCAGGCCGACTCCGACGCGCTGGACATCAGTACCAAAGTGCAGCTCTACGGGGTGCTGTGGAAGCGGCCCTTCGGGAGGCCGTCAGCCAAGTGGTCCCGGAG GTTTTTCATTATCAAAGAGAGCTTTCTGCTTTACTACTCTGAGAGTGAAAAAAAGAGCTTTGAAACCAACAAATACTTCAATATACATCCTAAG GGTGTCATACCCCTTGGGGGCTGCCTGGTGGAGGCCAAGGAAGAGCCCAGCATGCCCTATGTCATGAAGATCTCCCATCAGGACTTCCAT GGGAATGTCTTGCTGGCTGCCGAGTCCGAGTTTGAACAGACGCAGTGGCTGGAGATGCTCCAGGAGTCTGGGAAGGT GACCTGGAAGAATGCCCAGCTGGGAGAAGCCATGATCAAAAGCCTGGAGGCCCAGGGGCTGCAGTTGGCTAAGGAAAAGCAAGAATATTTAG ACAAACTGATGGAAGAGACAGAAGAACTCTGCCTTCAGCGGGAGCAGAGAGAG GAGCTTGAGCGTCTGAACCAGGTGCTGGAAGCCGAGAAGCAGCAGTTTGAGGAGGTGGTACAGGAGCTGAGAGTGGAGCAGGAGCAGATCAAGAG GGAGCTAGAACTGACTGCAAGATGCCTCAAGGGTGTGGAACAAGAGAAAAAGGAACTGAGGCACCTCACGGAGTCCTTACAGCAGACACTGGAG GAACTATCCATAGAGAAGAAGAAGACTCTAGAAATGCTGGAGGAGGATCAGAACCAGCCACAGTCACTGACCAATCAGAGTGAGCAGCCACCTGCCAGTGGGGGTCTCCAGAGCAACCTAAGGCAGATTGAAGAGCGGATACAGCAGCTGTTGGCGGAGAAGCTCCTAGCGGAGAAGCG GATGAAGGAGAATGAGGAGCGCTCAcgggccctggaggaggagcgGGAGTTCTACTCAAGCCAGTCCCAGGCACTACAGAACTCGCTGCAGGAGCTGACGGCAGAGAAGCAGCAGGCCGAGCGGGAACTCAAG GCCGAGGTGAAGGTCCGCATGGACCTGGAAAGGCGTCTGCGGGAGGCAGAAGGGGCCTTGCGGAGCCTGGAACAAGGGCTCAACTCCAAGGTGCGgaacaaggagaaggaggagaggatgCGGGCAGACGTGAGCCATCTGAAAA GGTTCTTTGAGGAGTGCATCCGGAACGCAGAGCTGGAGGCCAAGATGCCCGTCATCATGAAGAACTCCGTCTACATCCACAAGGCGGCCACGCGTCGCATCAAGAGCTGCCGCTTCCATAGGCGTCGGTCCAGCACCTCTTGGAACGACA TGAAGCCCTCCCAGTCCTTCATGACCTCCCAGCTGGAAGCCAACAACATCGAGGAGCTCAAGGAGGTGGCCAAGCGACTCAGCCGAGACCAGCGCTTCCGGGAATCCATCTATCACATCATGGCCACCCAGCCTGGAGCTTCCTCTGCCCTTCCCCGGGGTGCCAAGTGA